A stretch of DNA from Vidua chalybeata isolate OUT-0048 chromosome 3, bVidCha1 merged haplotype, whole genome shotgun sequence:
ctTGATGTTATTAGAAGATCCAGTGGAAGGAAGGCACCAACATTTACCTTCCTTTGGAGTGAACTCCTCACTGAAGCAAAGCTGCCTGCTGAGGACTTGCAGGTAGCATATATTTGAAGGATTAAATAGCCTAAAATATCCACCAGGCTGCTGACTGCCTTGGCACTGTGACTTGCCTGTTTGGATGTGACTTTCAATTGAGCCTTTCACttgtgctgtaatttttttggcTTAGTTTATTGCTTCCAGGCAAATTTCCGAATGTTGTCAGGAGCCTGGGCAGAGAACCCAGTGAAACAGTACTGATGTCTCAGCTGCTGTAGTGTAAGCCTTTTGGAATCAGGAGGCTTTTTTTACTACTAAAGAAAGGAGAATGGTCTTTTTGTATTGCTGTGCCATGATGGTGTTTGCCAGGGTGCcatccctccttctcctttttccatgCTCTTAGGAGGCCTTTGCAGTGCTCCTGGTTAGAAGGAAGGGAGGTGCAGGGAGGGAATGGGCAGCCCTTCAAAGCATGAAGGAGAGGCAGGTGATGAGGTGTGGTACCAAAACTTGACCTACCTAGTTGTTGTTTCTTTCCTAGTGCCCCTTTAAAACAAGATTCCCAAGCAGATGTTGGATCGGGAGCTCCGTACCAGAACTGGACTCAGGACCTCTTTACCACAGTTTCTTGCTGCAGCTGAGTTTGAGACTGAAAATGTCAGTGGCTGAGGATAAACTAAAGACAGAGCTGTGGAGAGTCTCTCAGGTGTGTTTTACATGGTACCAAGCCAGGCCCCAAGGCAGAAAGTGTGAGATAAATGAACTGGGAGGTGTGTGGGGTTGAATGGTGTTCATGACATCTCAGAAAACTCTTCTGAAGGTCCAGGCAGGATTTTAAATCCAGGTGTCTAACAAGGATCTTGCTTtaccctgctcccagcacataTGCAATGGCACCCCAAGGCTCCCCAGTTAGCAGCAGGACCAAAGCAAAAAGAGGTCCTCAGCGGGGATTTATGCCAAACCCACTCTTCTGTCACTGTTTGGAGAGATCCAGCCTCTCCCAAGCTCCTGAGACTGCTGCAAGCACTCCCTGTAAACAGGCAGTAGTTAACATTCAGCCTTGCAGCTGAGGCATTTGGTGGTGATGGGTCAGACCTGTCATGAGCAATTGTTTGTCTTCCCTGAGTGGATAAACATGCAAATACAGTCAAGGAAACAGAACTGCCCAAAGCCCAAGATTTGCTGGCATTCATTTTAGTGAAAATTATTGATGGTAAGTCTCAAAAGTCTGTTAGAACAGAGATATTAAGCATgaaggggtttttgtttgttttctttttgagtttgatttttttttttatttataaccCTTCTCGAGCCTGATAGAAAATGGCcagttttaaagttttgatTACATACCTcacaaaaattttattttaaatgaccatatttcagcatttttcagatCCTGCTCTGACTGCTGAAGGGTCACATTAAAGTTGTTTTTGTAAGCAGAGCAACATGCATCTCTGAAATTCattttcactgaatatttttacattCAGGTAAAGTTTCCTCCCACACTGAAAGTACACTGCCCAAGCCTGGCCCCAGCAAACTCATTTACAAAAAGATGCAAATCAGTGCTTCAAATGCAGATGGTGCCTGTCAGTACACGCAGGTTTGACTGTCAGAAGGTGGATATTCCTTGTTTACTGATAAATTCAAATCTGTTCGCCCAGGAAAGCTTTAAAGCTTTCAGAGCCACATGGTGACAAGGAGAAAGCACTGAATgctcaggctgggaggggatgcccccagctgctggcaattcacaggcagctgaaggcagctggAGGGGGGCCCTGGACCTTTACCAGTGTGACCCCCTCAGCTGGGACAGGGTGAATGGTGTGGGAAGAACACGGCCAAGAGCTCCAGCAAGCTGAGAGGGGAGTGCTGCCAGGAGGAACCAGCCATTGTGAAGGGGGGTTAAGAGGCAAAAGGGGATGAAAGTCATGATGAAATGACTCTTTAGCTATTTCCTTTAAGTAATGgttagatttgattttttttttcctccatagaAGATGCCAGCTCACTCTGGCCCATCAGATAACAATTGCTGACAGGCATCCAGAATTAATAGGCAATTTGAAGCTACTTCTGGCTCTTGTGAACGTTTCTGTTGGTCCTGTGTAATGGTTGCACAGCTCAACTGCAATTCCCTATGATGGGCCAGGCTTCTTCTGGCATCTTTACTCACCACCTAGGAGCTGCATTGCACAAAACTAACTGTTTATAGactgttttctgtgtttctacagCTCTCCTGCCTTTGGGGGTCTGTGGGCTCTGTTTCTCCTGTAAGCAGCATGTCACAAGCTGTAGCAGTTGTAGCAGCCCCAGAGTGTTTGATTTTCCTGCAatccctgtgccacaggagaAGATCTGTTGGGTTGTACAGGCACTGCTGGTAGTAGGAGAGGATTTATTCACCCCATCCGTCTGTAAGATCACACTCAGCAAATACTctgccattttattttcttttttttttcctgccttcttccAGGAAGTCTCCATGACCTATAATGCCAGCACGCCATGATTTAGCCTTGCCCCAGTCAAGTTCATTCTGGGGGCAGGAAGTAGGCCCTTAGTTAGGGATGAGGAAATCCTACTTCCTCCAGCCTATTTAAGTCAATACAATTCCTCTAACTGAAAGTCTTCCCTGATTTCATATTATAAATGAGGTGTTCCTTGGAGCTATGGCAAGAGATTTGTGGCAGTAGTAATgctaaatttaatttcctgGGATTCAGTCTCAAACAATTGATAAAGCTGGGTTATTCAGGAGCCATTCAAAAGTCCTAAgctgtaaatgtatttattagCTCCACTGCTGTGCTTACAGCAGCCCAAGAATTTCACTATGTggaatttttgtctgttttgcaTTAGCGTATGTGCACAGATTACTGGGACTAGAACAATATTCGTGTTGCAAATTGCCTTTCAGGAAAACCCAACTGAATGgtaaatgtgtttaaaatggACAGGAAAAAGCAGGTTCTTTATTTCAGTAATAAATACATACTTAGTGAAATATATGATAAATTGGGAAAAATACATGTACTGTAGGACACCTGTAAGGTTAATCTGAGGACAGAGGTGAGAGGGACTTGTATcatataaatgttattttgtaCCTTTTACTGAAGCTATTGTGGTATCAAAGCGATGACTTGATGTCCTGTTTGCTAGCCAAGGTAACTGTGATCACATCTTCCTCCTTACAGCCGTAGCAGAGGCAGGCTGGGAAAACTCCAGGGAGGCTTAGGATGTCTTGGGAACAAGGAACTACACAAAGGGACTCACTGTgcatgtttgtgttttgggtagATGTGTGAGGGATGCCTGGATGGGGGCATGGATGAAAGAGGAAATTAGGTGTCCACAAATCCAGCAGGACATGAAGCACTCTGAGGTAGCAAGAGCAGCCAGCCCGAGGTACTTCTGCTAGATTGAAATGATCCTTGAACGCTTCACAAGTGTTTGAACTTCAAAGGCAAATCACAAAGTGTGGCTGAGGTTAGATGACCGCCTGCCTGTGAACCAGCACTAGCATACAACTCCTCTGGCCTTAGGTTGTGTACATGTGCAGAGCTcatctttcccttcctttttttgttgctgctctCTGTCTGCTTAACTTTTCTGCACTGGTTTCCccctttgatttattttttgcttgtgtcaCCCATCTCAAGAGACTGAGTCACAGTAGTAATCTGTTTGAATTCCTACCTGCAAATTTCCTTGTTCTCGGTACATTTTCTGACACACAAATGATTCAGCTTCCCAGAAGGGTCTGTCACATGGGAGAACAGAGCTTTCCTCTCTATTACCAAggtctctctgtctctctctctctgaataTCCCTTGGCTACCTTTAAGACCATCCACCAAATGATCACTCAGCTTTTCCATAACCAGTTCATTAGCacaatttctttccctctctcacaGCTTACTTCCAGCTCTTTGTTCAACACCCTTATTTCTGCTGACATCATTTAAGTTCTGGAACTTCATTCTTTGACTCTCCTTGTGACACCTGCTCTCAGATCCCTAAAATCTTCCTGTGCCGCTGTCATTGCTTCATGCAAGAAACTGTCCTACTCCACTTCTGATGTAGAAGGGGAGTCTCTAAATACATTCTCACTGCCACCCTTGAGGACAGTCTTGGAAGATTCATCCTGACTCAGGCAAGCCTCTCCGTTTGCTCCACTTCTGCCTGTGGACCACTGGCATCTGAATGAATTCACCAGTCatgcaaaaatgttttctgagcACTGGGTTTTCTGACTGAGTGGCAGATATCAAAATGCCAGTTAAGTCAgctcttctccctttctttgtGTGGAACCACATGTGAAGACTGGGAGAGTCTGCAGATCATTCTGGCTGGGATGAGAAGGCCCAAGGATGATGCCTGTAAGGATTTCCTAGGGGAACAGAAGATGCTCCCCCCTCAGTACTTGCTCCGCCAAACAACTTTTTCAGGGGCTACTCACCATCATGGGTACATGATCCAAACTGATGCAGAtggcccctgctgctggccaggttTGATTTTCCCCTTGCATCCAAGTTCCCTTCCACTTGCTCCCAGTGGCCCTGATGAATGCAGCCAGCAGAAAATGGCCTGTCTGGACCTTAACGCAGCAGGAGTTCCGCAGCGAACAAGGAAGAACCTTGTGGTTCTTGCAGAAAGGAGGCCTGAGGAACTGGCTCTAACAGCAGAGCACTCTCCCAGCTAATCTCCATGTAGAACTCTtctggcagaagcagcagcctctTTCTGCAGCTGATGTATCATGCACTGGTCACgcctgcccagcccagagcGGGGCAGGAGAGGCCCGGCCCAGCCATTCTCGGAgaacagcagcaggcacagggccTGGTGGGCACAAGGGCTGGGGAGCCATGAGATCCTGTCTGctctctgccagcacaggggctgtCCTGGTTGTGCCAGTTCCAGCTGTCAGGAAGAACTCACTCCACACACTGAAACAGATCCCCCAGAGAGACTAAGAAATGTCCTTCCCTGGAGCACTCACGAACCacctggacacaatcctgtccCGTGTGCTCTGGGATCacgctgctggagcagggaggtggcaccagatgacccactgtggtcccttccaacccgagccattctgtgattctgtaacaaGGTGGGTGACCTTGTCACAAAAGGaacctgcaggagctggtgctgccccaGGGCCTCACTGCACTCCCCCCTCACCTCCTTTCCTGTACCTccgagcagccccaggagccctAGTGCCTACAGGGGACCCCTGAGGATATTTGACTTCCCCTTGCCAGTTCATTAATCCCCACCTGCTTCCAGGCTCAAGCACCCACTTCTTTTCTTGGCACGCACACAGGATGGGATTCCTCCTGGCATCCCCCTGGTGTTGCAGGGggcaccagccctgccagcactcCATGCCTGACTGGTTCCCAGTGCCGGGGTGCAGCAATGTCACCGGTGCCACAGCTCTGTCTGGCAGGGGCCaccacaggcaggcaggagtgGAGGCAGCTTCTCCCGCCTCCTGTGTTTCTATCTCAGCggaggagctgccctggcagccccaggtcCTGCTTGCAGCATCATCCCCAGCTGCATCCATATTTCCAACATACAGAAGGTCCAAGCCAGGCTCCTTCTCACGAAAGTCTATTAAAGCAGGCATGCAGGTTAAGGTGGCTACCACGGCACAGCAGTGGGCTCCCGTTCTTGTGGGAGGCAGCCGGGTGCTGCTGTGTTACCCCATCCAGGATGGGCAGGGCGCTGTCACCTCGTGGGGGTGTCTTCTGCATTCCCTTGGGAGCTGCCGGGTTCTCCTGTCCCAGGCAggggccgggggtcccggtgctGTTACAGTGCCGGCAGGCGCACTGGCCTGGCAGGAagtcctgcaggagctggtgcagaGCCCGGGGGTCGCCAGGGTCTGCTGGGGGCTCCCCGGGGTTGTGGCACAGGCCCCCGCACCGGGGGATGGGCATTGATCAGGGGCAGAACTTTGTGGGGCCGAGCAGCCTGAGGCTGCCCACCTGGCTGACTGAGCTGTGTCAATCCCTGGCTCCCGGACCCTGGGCGCCACCAGGGCCTCCTGGGCGCTTCCTGGAGCGAAGGCAACCTATCCAGGGGATGGCTATTGATCGGGGGCTGAGCTTCCTGGGTGTGAGCTAACTGAGGCTGGGCATCCTCAGCTTGCCCAACCAGATGAAGGAGCcatggcagctcctggctcctggcagAACCGCCTGGAGGTTGCCAGGGGCTCTTGGTTGCTCCCCGGGGTGGTGACACAGGCCCCCTATCCAGAGAACAGCTGGTGATCGGCAGCAAAGCTGTCTGAGGTGGAGCTTCCTGGGGCTGAGCTTCCTTGGGCTGCCCCACCACCAGGTGAAGGAGCcatggcagctcctggcccccagcagagcagtccaagggctgtggcagtgctggagggtCAGActtgggcagggagcagctgctctgcagtccCAGAGGAGGCAACTTTTCCTGTGCCGCTCTGGACCAGGGGACCTTGGTGGCTCTGTCCCCTGAgggtgcagggagctggggattgAGTACAGTGGTGGAGGGCTTGTCCTGGGAGCGATGCTTTGCCAGCTGGGGCTTCTTCAGAGAACGGCCTGTGACCATCAGCTTCAGCCCCACAGTCAGACATGAGGACACAGGTGCCTGCAGGGGGACACAAGGGCAGTGAGGGCTCGGGGTGCCTGGGgtgtggctgtccccagctcccagcctaCCTCCCTGTAGAGGAGCTCAAAGGCACCAATGGAACAGGTGGGGTTGTCCTTGCGGTCGAGCACGAGGCGCAGCGTGTCCCGCTGGACGTTGGCGCACAGTCGGCGCGTCACCGCCGAGGAGGGGCTCATGGTGGGGCAGGAGTTGAtctccagcagccagggctggaagTCCTCCCCGATGAGAAAGTCGGCCCCGAAGAGCTCAAAGCTGCCCTTGCGGGAGCCCACCTGGTCCCGGGTGCAGCGCAGGGCATTCAGGATTGCCGCCTTCATGCCGGGCACCATGACCTGCTGCCAAGCATTCgcctgccccagctgtgccaggtggGCCTGGAACTGCTTGTTGGACCAGATCTTGTCGGGGGGCACGCGGGAGTCCGGCTGTGATGTTTTGTACCGCTTCTGGATGGAGACGTTGCAGAGGTGCCTGGCGCTGCGGCAGGGAGAGCGCGGCTGGGTCAGGGGATGCGGGGGGCTGGGCAGTGCGAGCCGGGGGTGAGGGGGGGACACTCACGGctccaggtgacacagggagaAGGGCCAGGAGCAGAAGCGCAGGTAGCAGTCTCGGTAGAACCAGACAGTCAGTGGCTTCCAGTCAGTCACCAGGAACCACTGCCGGATGTCGAATTTGGTGTTGAAGATGGTCAGCGGCCGTTCCACGTACTTCTGCACCACCCACTCGCACACCCGCGCCGGGGGGCTCGTGCAGTTCTGcgccagctccagcacctcctccaGCCGTGTGGCACAGACGATGCCTGGGCAACACAGCGATGGTGGGATCCCCTCTCTGTGGGGATGTGTGTGCCCCATGCTTCCCCCAGCCTTACCCCTGCCACGGGATTTGGCGCTGGGCTTGACGATCCAGATGTTAAGGTTGCCCTCCAtgctgagctgtggcagctTCTCCTCCAGGCGCTGCAGCAGGTACTGGCAccgctcctgctgctccctgcccagcaccagcctggtCCCCTCACtgtggggggacacgggggactCAGCATCGACCCTGCCACCATCCCCCCTGCCCCCATCTTGCTCAGCACCCACTGTGCCACACGGTAGTATTCGGGCAGGAAGCGGTCCCAGTCGATGCATGTGCGGCAGGGCGATGGGGTCTTCCTGTCGATGTCCTGGTGCCCCAGGATGCCCAGGTGCTGCTCACAGACCTCCAGGGCCTCCTCCACCAGCTGGGGATACAGTGGGGAGCGCGGCTCTGCTGTGGACAGCATGGGGTGAGAGACAGGACTCCTACACCAGCCTTGGGGCCGAAGCACTGAGCCTTCCTGTGGGATGGGTGCCTTTGGAGCTAGGGCAGGGGATGGAATAAGGGATCCCAAGCCACAGACATGAACAGAGGCTCAGCCTCCAAGCTCAGCCCTCAGACACACCCTGATGTCCCTGTTTCATCCCTCACCTCCACCCTGCTCAGCCAACTCCGTGCACCCACCTGACACCTTGTCAGATTCTGggggctgctctgtccccaccGGCCTGTCCCTGACCTTCTGCAGGGCCAGTTTGAGCAGGCTGCGAGCTGCTGTCAGGAGGAAATCCTCTGAAAGAGGGAAGCATCATCCCTAGCCAatcctgcacaggacacaggaaGACTGGAGCACAAGGGGTGACAGgagggcagcagccccaggctcacCAGTGAAGGCTTCCTGCTCGTCCATGAGCCCCAGCCGGTAGCACCGGGGGAAAAAGGTGTTGAAGTCAACTTGCTCGAACCAGGGCAAGTTTTGCAGGCTTTGGCACAGCCCCTCCTGTTTAGAGATGCTTGTCATTCCCT
This window harbors:
- the LOC128786341 gene encoding tubulin tyrosine ligase 3-like isoform X4, with the translated sequence MAGSPDLVRQRQTGQEAAANIGYHHCRQYAAESERLRKARLRVENAIKEKKIFAVQGPYPVIRRLLRARGWVERKLPRNGRQLKQQPGDQSKRQLEARASGGGDEQGKAVLSPRGGTQPSLGTAEPLQHPWPRDKENKGQREDEDTKEDMEQCNEDSDDIHNLMSFLVQDQVPNFLWTIHLSSIDQELLPRIEMVNRYPRLSALCTKEGLCQSLQNLPWFEQVDFNTFFPRCYRLGLMDEQEAFTEDFLLTAARSLLKLALQKVRDRPVGTEQPPESDKVSEPRSPLYPQLVEEALEVCEQHLGILGHQDIDRKTPSPCRTCIDWDRFLPEYYRVAHEGTRLVLGREQQERCQYLLQRLEEKLPQLSMEGNLNIWIVKPSAKSRGRGIVCATRLEEVLELAQNCTSPPARVCEWVVQKYVERPLTIFNTKFDIRQWFLVTDWKPLTVWFYRDCYLRFCSWPFSLCHLEPARHLCNVSIQKRYKTSQPDSRVPPDKIWSNKQFQAHLAQLGQANAWQQVMVPGMKAAILNALRCTRDQVGSRKGSFELFGADFLIGEDFQPWLLEINSCPTMSPSSAVTRRLCANVQRDTLRLVLDRKDNPTCSIGAFELLYREAPVSSCLTVGLKLMVTGRSLKKPQLAKHRSQDKPSTTVLNPQLPAPSGDRATKVPWSRAAQEKLPPLGLQSSCSLPKSDPPALPQPLDCSAGGQELPWLLHLVVGQPKEAQPQEAPPQTALLPITSCSLDRGPVSPPRGATKSPWQPPGGSARSQELPWLLHLVGQAEDAQPQLAHTQEAQPPINSHPLDRLPSLQEAPRRPWWRPGSGSQGLTQLSQPGGQPQAARPHKVLPLINAHPPVRGPVPQPRGAPSRPWRPPGSAPAPAGLPARPVRLPAL
- the LOC128786341 gene encoding tubulin tyrosine ligase 3-like isoform X5 is translated as MAGSPDLVRQRQTGQEAAANIGYHHCRQYAAESERLRKARLRVENAIKEKKIFAVQGPYPVIRRLLRARGWVERKLPRNGRQLKQQPGDQSKRQLEARASGGGDEQGKAVLSPRGGTQPSLGTAEPLQHPWPRDKENKGQREDEDTKEDMEQCNEDSDDIHNLMSFLVQDQVPNFLWTIHLSSIDQELLPRIEMVNRYPRLSALCTKEGLCQSLQNLPWFEQVDFNTFFPRCYRLGLMDEQEAFTEDFLLTAARSLLKLALQKVRDRPVGTEQPPESDKVSVRGPGWCWAGSSRSGASTCCSAWRRSCHSSAWRATLTSGSSSPAPNPVAGWFLVTDWKPLTVWFYRDCYLRFCSWPFSLCHLEPARHLCNVSIQKRYKTSQPDSRVPPDKIWSNKQFQAHLAQLGQANAWQQVMVPGMKAAILNALRCTRDQVGSRKGSFELFGADFLIGEDFQPWLLEINSCPTMSPSSAVTRRLCANVQRDTLRLVLDRKDNPTCSIGAFELLYREAPVSSCLTVGLKLMVTGRSLKKPQLAKHRSQDKPSTTVLNPQLPAPSGDRATKVPWSRAAQEKLPPLGLQSSCSLPKSDPPALPQPLDCSAGGQELPWLLHLVVGQPKEAQPQEAPPQTALLPITSCSLDRGPVSPPRGATKSPWQPPGGSARSQELPWLLHLVGQAEDAQPQLAHTQEAQPPINSHPLDRLPSLQEAPRRPWWRPGSGSQGLTQLSQPGGQPQAARPHKVLPLINAHPPVRGPVPQPRGAPSRPWRPPGSAPAPAGLPARPVRLPAL
- the LOC128786341 gene encoding tubulin tyrosine ligase 3-like isoform X3, whose protein sequence is MAGSPDLVRQRQTGQEAAANIGYHHCRQYAAESERLRKARLRVENAIKEKKIFAVQGPYPVIRRLLRARGWVERKLPRNGRQLKQQPGDQSKRQLEARASGGGDEQGKAVLSPRGGTQPSLGTAEPLQHPWPRDKENKGQREDEDTKEDMEQCNEDSDDIHNLMSFLVQDQVPNFLWTIHLSSIDQELLPRIEMVNRYPRLSALCTKEGLCQSLQNLPWFEQVDFNTFFPRCYRLGLMDEQEAFTEDFLLTAARSLLKLALQKVRDRPVGTEQPPESDKVSAEPRSPLYPQLVEEALEVCEQHLGILGHQDIDRKTPSPCRTCIDWDRFLPEYYRVAHEGTRLVLGREQQERCQYLLQRLEEKLPQLSMEGNLNIWIVKPSAKSRGRGIVCATRLEEVLELAQNCTSPPARVCEWVVQKYVERPLTIFNTKFDIRQWFLVTDWKPLTVWFYRDCYLRFCSWPFSLCHLEPARHLCNVSIQKRYKTSQPDSRVPPDKIWSNKQFQAHLAQLGQANAWQQVMVPGMKAAILNALRCTRDQVGSRKGSFELFGADFLIGEDFQPWLLEINSCPTMSPSSAVTRRLCANVQRDTLRLVLDRKDNPTCSIGAFELLYREAPVSSCLTVGLKLMVTGRSLKKPQLAKHRSQDKPSTTVLNPQLPAPSGDRATKVPWSRAAQEKLPPLGLQSSCSLPKSDPPALPQPLDCSAGGQELPWLLHLVVGQPKEAQPQEAPPQTALLPITSCSLDRGPVSPPRGATKSPWQPPGGSARSQELPWLLHLVGQAEDAQPQLAHTQEAQPPINSHPLDRLPSLQEAPRRPWWRPGSGSQGLTQLSQPGGQPQAARPHKVLPLINAHPPVRGPVPQPRGAPSRPWRPPGSAPAPAGLPARPVRLPAL
- the LOC128786341 gene encoding tubulin tyrosine ligase 3-like isoform X1 produces the protein MAGSPDLVRQRQTGQEAAANIGYHHCRQYAAESERLRKARLRVENAIKEKKIFAVQGPYPVIRRLLRARGWVERKLPRNGRQLKQQPGDQSKRQLEARASGGGDEQGKAVLSPRGGTQPSLGTAEPLQHPWPRDKENKGQREDEDTKEDMEQCNEDSDDIHNLMSFLVQDQVPNFLWTIHLSSIDQELLPRIEMVNRYPRLSALCTKEGLCQSLQNLPWFEQVDFNTFFPRCYRLGLMDEQEAFTEDFLLTAARSLLKLALQKVRDRPVGTEQPPESDKVSAEPRSPLYPQLVEEALEVCEQHLGILGHQDIDRKTPSPCRTCIDWDRFLPEYYRVAHEGTRLVLGREQQERCQYLLQRLEEKLPQLSMEGNLNIWIVKPSAKSRGRGKAGGSMGHTHPHREGIPPSLCCPGIVCATRLEEVLELAQNCTSPPARVCEWVVQKYVERPLTIFNTKFDIRQWFLVTDWKPLTVWFYRDCYLRFCSWPFSLCHLEPARHLCNVSIQKRYKTSQPDSRVPPDKIWSNKQFQAHLAQLGQANAWQQVMVPGMKAAILNALRCTRDQVGSRKGSFELFGADFLIGEDFQPWLLEINSCPTMSPSSAVTRRLCANVQRDTLRLVLDRKDNPTCSIGAFELLYREAPVSSCLTVGLKLMVTGRSLKKPQLAKHRSQDKPSTTVLNPQLPAPSGDRATKVPWSRAAQEKLPPLGLQSSCSLPKSDPPALPQPLDCSAGGQELPWLLHLVVGQPKEAQPQEAPPQTALLPITSCSLDRGPVSPPRGATKSPWQPPGGSARSQELPWLLHLVGQAEDAQPQLAHTQEAQPPINSHPLDRLPSLQEAPRRPWWRPGSGSQGLTQLSQPGGQPQAARPHKVLPLINAHPPVRGPVPQPRGAPSRPWRPPGSAPAPAGLPARPVRLPAL
- the LOC128786341 gene encoding tubulin tyrosine ligase 3-like isoform X2; its protein translation is MAGSPDLVRQRQTGQEAAANIGYHHCRQYAAESERLRKARLRVENAIKEKKIFAVQGPYPVIRRLLRARGWVERKLPRNGRQLKQQPGDQSKRQLEARASGGGDEQGKAVLSPRGGTQPSLGTAEPLQHPWPRDKENKGQREDEDTKEDMEQCNEDSDDIHNLMSFLVQDQVPNFLWTIHLSSIDQELLPRIEMVNRYPRLSALCTKEGLCQSLQNLPWFEQVDFNTFFPRCYRLGLMDEQEAFTEDFLLTAARSLLKLALQKVRDRPVGTEQPPESDKVSGGCTELAEQGGAEPRSPLYPQLVEEALEVCEQHLGILGHQDIDRKTPSPCRTCIDWDRFLPEYYRVAHEGTRLVLGREQQERCQYLLQRLEEKLPQLSMEGNLNIWIVKPSAKSRGRGIVCATRLEEVLELAQNCTSPPARVCEWVVQKYVERPLTIFNTKFDIRQWFLVTDWKPLTVWFYRDCYLRFCSWPFSLCHLEPARHLCNVSIQKRYKTSQPDSRVPPDKIWSNKQFQAHLAQLGQANAWQQVMVPGMKAAILNALRCTRDQVGSRKGSFELFGADFLIGEDFQPWLLEINSCPTMSPSSAVTRRLCANVQRDTLRLVLDRKDNPTCSIGAFELLYREAPVSSCLTVGLKLMVTGRSLKKPQLAKHRSQDKPSTTVLNPQLPAPSGDRATKVPWSRAAQEKLPPLGLQSSCSLPKSDPPALPQPLDCSAGGQELPWLLHLVVGQPKEAQPQEAPPQTALLPITSCSLDRGPVSPPRGATKSPWQPPGGSARSQELPWLLHLVGQAEDAQPQLAHTQEAQPPINSHPLDRLPSLQEAPRRPWWRPGSGSQGLTQLSQPGGQPQAARPHKVLPLINAHPPVRGPVPQPRGAPSRPWRPPGSAPAPAGLPARPVRLPAL